Within the Paraburkholderia flagellata genome, the region GTCGCGCTGATCACGGGGGCCGGTCGTGGCCTTGGGGGAACCATCGCCCGGCATTTTGCGCGAGCGGGCGCGGACATCGTCATCTGCGACGTAAATCTGGCCGCCCTCGAGGAAACGCGGCAAGCCGTCGAAGCAATCGGGGCCCGCTGTATGGCGCTCGACTGCGACATCACGTCGAGCAGCAATGTGAGGGCGATGTTCTCAGCAATCGTCGAGCGCTTTGGCACCTTGCACATTCTGGTGAACAACGCGGCGGTGGGCCCCACGGCTGCTCCTGACGAGGTGAGACGCAACAAGCATTACGCGTACATCACAACGCCGCAGCCCCGGCGAGCGCTTGGCTTCACGAGCGAGATCACCGACGAGGACTGGCATCGCTATTGGGACGTCAACGTCCACGGTACGTTCTACTGCACGCGTGAAGCACTCAAGTTGATGCAGGGGCAAAAATACGGCCGTATCGTGAATCTTGCCTCAGTGGCGGGCTTCTCGACCATCAGCGCTCACAGTCCGCACTACAGTGCCACCAAAGGGGCGGTCATTGCGTTCACGAAAGCCGTCGCGGCTGAGGTCGCGGGCGGCAACGTCCTCGTCAATGCGCTTGCGCCGGGCGGGGTGTCGACGCCATTCTTCGAGCAATATCTGGACTCCATCGGCGAGGAGGCACGCAACCGGTTCTGGCAGATCGTACCCGCCGGGCGGTTTGGCACGATGGATGAATACGCAGCGGTCGCAACGTTCCTCGCAGGCGATCACTACTTTGTCGGGCAGGTCATCAGCCCCAATGGCGGCGCCGTAATCTGAGTGGCGAATGCGTGGCGCGCGCAGGCCTGAGCGGGCTGGGCGGCGCACGCCGCGTACCACTGCCCGGAATTCTATCCATTCACTCATCCAATCTGCGACGCCGCATCATGACACTGGCCACGTTCAAACGCATGCAGGACAGCACCCAGGAGGACTGGGGCATCATCAAGCCGCAAGCTGCGGAGTACTTCTCCAAACTGCCCGGGCGGGTGATTGCGCACCTGTCGCTGCTCCAGGGGGAATTCAGCGGATTTCCAATCGACCGCTATCAGCACTGTCTCCAGACCGCGACCTTGGCGCTGAAGGACGGCCGTGACGACGAGTACGTGGTGTGCGCGTTGTTGCACGATATTGGAGACACGCTCGGCTCGTACAACCATCCCGAAATAGCGGCCGCCATCCTCAAACCCTTCGTGTCCGAAGCGAACCTTTGGATGATTGAGCACCATGGCATTGTGCAGGGTCACAACTTCTTCCACCATATTGGCATGGACCGCAATATGCGTGAGCAGCTCAAGGAACATCCCCACTATCAACGCACGCTCGAGTTCGTCGATCTCTACGACGATCCGGCATTTGACGCCTCGTCGCAGACCTGGTCGATCGATGTGTTCGAGCCGATTGTGCGTCGGGTGATGAATACTCCGAAACGATCGATCTACAAAACGATTACCGAGGCGGTATGACCAGGTGACGCATTCGAAACCCCGACCCGCGCGAGGCTGACATTAGATTCTTTGACCACGAGCGACGCGCCGGGAAGTGGTTCCAAAGGATTCGCAGGACCAGCGGATTCTGGCCTCTTCGCGATAGATGAGTGATTTTCCGCTCGTGGCCCTTCCCGCGGCGCACTAGCGAAGCGTCGCCAACACGTTCACCGCGCTTGCGCTTACCATCGAAGCGGACAAGGCGGCTCGCCTGGTGGGACGCGTGCACTCGGACCGTCCCGTGCGCAACGGTTGCGATCTGGGAGTCCTGGGACACCGCCGTTCACCACGTCGACGCGCTGCTTCCTGGATGCGCACTTCTGCCTCGGGCCTTCGGTTCTGAAGCGACTGGGCTGGAAAGTCTTTCGAGTCAAAGGCTTGAGTGAATCATTCAAGCGGTTACTCACAGCCTTGTCACCAAAATCTGTGGATAAGTCGGGAGCGCCAGGGCAGGTTCACTGTGCGTTTTTGACGCGGCCTTCCGCCGCAATGTCATGCACTAGTTCGACAAGCCGACCCAGGCGCCCGCGCTCCGACCAAACCACTGTTCGCAAGATAGAGGATTTAGCACCTATATAGGAATTTCCTGGCGAGAGAAGTCGAACGTATGACTGCGATCAGTTCTGCTTTCCCGTGTTTTCCCCAAGCTGGGAACGCGGCCCTTTCAGGATAAAATCAGCGCGCGTCGGCAGGGATGCACGACGCCGTGTGTGAAGTCGTAAGTGACTTCTTGCGGGCCCGCCACTTCGATGGCGGGCTTTTTTTTGACGTGGCCTGATAGTTGACTTTACATATAAAATAGGGATTGATAGAATGAAGGACGAATGGGTAACTCCATTCTGATCTCTTTGCAAAGCCTGTCATCACGTTCACGAGTGACAGGCTTCTTTCTTTCGGGCCAGCGTTTATCGGTTACCGGAACAGCCGGGCTGGAACCGTTCGCGCGCGCCTAGTCGCGCCGCATCAGGTGGCCCGCACGCCACGCTCGCGGCGTCACGCCAGATCGCGCCGTAAACCACTTGGTGAATGAGCCCTGCTGGGTATAGCCGAGCAGAGCGGCCACCCGGCCGATGGGATAGCTCGGATTCATCATGTAGCGGACCGCCAGATCCCCCCGGACTTCGTCAAGAAGCGCCGAGAAACTGGTATCGGCGGATTCGAGATGGCGCTGCATGGTCCGCACGCTCAGTCCCAGATGGCGGGCGACCAGTTCGACGGTGGCCTGCTCGAGCGGCAGCAACAGATAAATCGCCTTGCGTACTTCCAGCACCTTCGAATCAATGTCAGCCACGTTCATCGGACCGGCCAGGCTTTCTGCATAACGAACGAGT harbors:
- a CDS encoding SDR family NAD(P)-dependent oxidoreductase, giving the protein MLMNEQAGHSSKAAASNAGPLAGRVALITGAGRGLGGTIARHFARAGADIVICDVNLAALEETRQAVEAIGARCMALDCDITSSSNVRAMFSAIVERFGTLHILVNNAAVGPTAAPDEVRRNKHYAYITTPQPRRALGFTSEITDEDWHRYWDVNVHGTFYCTREALKLMQGQKYGRIVNLASVAGFSTISAHSPHYSATKGAVIAFTKAVAAEVAGGNVLVNALAPGGVSTPFFEQYLDSIGEEARNRFWQIVPAGRFGTMDEYAAVATFLAGDHYFVGQVISPNGGAVI
- a CDS encoding HD domain-containing protein, coding for MMTLATFKRMQDSTQEDWGIIKPQAAEYFSKLPGRVIAHLSLLQGEFSGFPIDRYQHCLQTATLALKDGRDDEYVVCALLHDIGDTLGSYNHPEIAAAILKPFVSEANLWMIEHHGIVQGHNFFHHIGMDRNMREQLKEHPHYQRTLEFVDLYDDPAFDASSQTWSIDVFEPIVRRVMNTPKRSIYKTITEAV